The DNA sequence agtgacgaaaagcagGACTGTCCCTtacctttattgcgaaaaacgttgaatACAactctagtgcctaaaaaagcatttatcactcggttgtaaaAATAAGTATTACATAACAAAGGATCAAAggagttgaaaagtagagttttcgtgtgaattttgttgatccgaggcgaagccgaggtcaataaatacacgaaaatgagacttttcaacttttatcccgaggtatgtaatggattttacatgcttttgaaacctaaaccagttttcttgttttctctaggtgtgtaataagccactttcgaccctaggcatttaaaattcatttgcgCAAGCTCTCTAATCAAATTGGATGACGTTAGTAATAGGGACGACTTTTTAAAGTTTACATCATCGGGACCTATTTTTTCCACTGAAATTTATGATAATAAAACCTGAGAGTTATTTTGCGTAACATTTGAATATATTACCGGCACACATCAtcaatattccattttagagATCATTGAAGTTACAGATTTAAAGGAGAGATACAAAATCCAATGTGTACTGATTTCTATCAATGTTAATGATGGGTTCGAATTCCGAGTCTAAATGTTTagttcaaatgatttttgcgTATGATTGCTTTTTAAATTCAGCTCATTAGAACGATTCCAAATAATCGGAAGTTCGCCAAAACTATGGTTCCTCTATAAATgctaaaaaatcgattcaaatttttcagtcagaAGTGAACTCTGCACGCGATTTGTGGTCTATctatttttcggttcaaacAGTAAATATTTGGCGAGATGATGAAAGTAAATTGGTTGCTATTCCTATGTTGCTCACtagtttatttaaaattatccTCAGCGTGTGTAAGTTGTGTGATGTTGAGTGTATTTTGTCGATTGTCTGACTGTTAATATTTATCGTTGAAGGACggattcaaattcaaattcaatagCATCGACAATTGCGGAGGTAAAGGTCAAATCGTTACGGTTGATTCGAACTTCACCAGCTCCATTAACAAAAAATGCGAAGTTATCACATCCGGTTGTGTTTCGTCCAAGGGATTCAAAGAGGCGAAAGTATGGCATCGTACACAGTTTGAACCATTTCTAACAGTTTCTTCTTCAGGCGAAATATACAGTTTATAAGAATGGCATGGCAATAATGACGGGCACTCCAGATTTATGTTCAGAAATCGAAATACATAAAGAGGCGAAAGTTCCTCTAGAAATGGTTGGCTTTCCAACTGCATGTCCCATCGAAAAGGTTTGTAAAACGGATTTGGTTagtattttacagaaatgaGAGTGTTACTTCTGAAAACATTAGGGGCGTAAATGTGTGGATGGTACTAAGAAGTTCGATGTAGCAAAATTCAGGAAATACTTGACCATGGCTCGTGGCAAGATTGCAGTTGACACTGAAATTACACATGATACGGTAATGaggaaacacatttttttgaaacaaaaaattaattttttttttcttttaaactcTGATTAGGGTTCGTCCTGTTTCAAAGtggaattcgaaatttttaagtaAGAACGTCTCCGCCACACTACAGAATTGTGTTAGTTCTTCAAGCAATAatagatttttgaatttttgaaattactgTGTTGATtatgataaataaaaataaaagtattATTTCTGCATCAACGACTTCTTATTGGAGACGATCAAGAATTGAACTGCAGAGTTCTATATCTTCGTAAAACATCAGGACAGTAATTATAGAGACGTGTTCCAAACTCTCTGCCTCGAGTAGAAGTATTGAATTAATGTCTTCATTTTACCTATTTTCAAGGACGGACTGGccctttaataaaaaatttaaccgGTAGGCAGCA is a window from the Bradysia coprophila strain Holo2 unplaced genomic scaffold, BU_Bcop_v1 contig_94, whole genome shotgun sequence genome containing:
- the LOC119085336 gene encoding uncharacterized protein LOC119085336; translation: MMKVNWLLFLCCSLVYLKLSSACDGFKFKFNSIDNCGGKGQIVTVDSNFTSSINKKCEVITSGCVSSKGFKEAKAKYTVYKNGMAIMTGTPDLCSEIEIHKEAKVPLEMVGFPTACPIEKGRKCVDGTKKFDVAKFRKYLTMARGKIAVDTEITHDTGSSCFKVEFEIFK